The DNA window GGGTTTCTTCCTGACGGGTAGTAACGGCCTGAATCGGCACCGAAAGGGCATCATGCACGCGCTGAGTACGAATGTCAACCGTGGCTGACATGCCTGGCCTAAAGGGAGAAAGGTGCGGCTGGTCTTCTGAAACCAAATCCTGATACGACTCGGTAAGGATTTCGATCCTCACCTCAAAATTGGTCACCTGATCAACGGTTAAGCCTTCCACTTGGGCAGAGTTGGAAATGGCCGTAACCACACCCTGGAATTTTTTACCCAAAAATGCATCGATCTCAATGCTGGCCGTGTCGCCTTCGTGCACCCTGATGATGTCGTTCTCATTCACCTCCACCAACACCTCCATTTGATTCAGGTTGGCAATGCGCAGGATTTCTGTCCCGGCAAATTGCGAGGTACCGACCACTCTTTCGCCGATCTCAGCATCGAGGCGCGATACCGTCCCATCCATTGGAGCAAAGATGCTGGTCTTTGCCAGGCTCTCGCGGGCTTCCTTCAAAGAGGCCTCAGCGCTTTTTACCTGGTATTCGGCACCAACAACACTCTGACGGGCGGCCTCTACTTCGGCCTGTGCCACCAGGTATTGCGCCCGGGCAGCTTCAAATTCCGAGTCGGAGATGGCACCCTGATCGTATAATTGCTGATTGCGGTTGTAACTTGAGGTAGCATTGATAAACTGGGCTTCAGCCTGTGAGGAACGGGCCCTTGCATTAGCCAGGTTGGCACGGCTGGTATTTACGGAGGCAGCCACACGGTCAAGCGCCGAGAGATACAGGTCGGGGTTGATCTTCGCCAACAAGTCGCCCCGCTTAACGAAATCTCCCTCGCGGATCGGCAACTCAATGATCTCTCCCGATACATCGGGACTGATCTTGACTTCCGTTACCGGCTGCACTTTCCCACTTGCGGTCACGATTTCTACAATGTTACGGGGTGTCACCTCCTCCGTGGAAACACGGGTGCCTTCCTGGCTGCCAATCCAGCCTGCCTTACTGCCTACGATCAGAAACACCACCAATACCGCCAAAACGATCAGGACGATTCTGAGCAATTTTTTATTTTTCATCGGATACTATTTTCAGGGTTGCAATTTTTATAAACTTAACGGAACACCTAAATAAAAATCAAGCACTTTGGTGCGGAATACATATTCGTATTTCGACTGCAGCAGATCAGACTGTGCAGCGCTCAAACGGTTTTTAGCATCGTTATATTCCAAAGAGTTTACCATCCCCAGACTGAAGCGCTGTTCGGTATACCGAAAGGCTTCTTCCAGGGCCTGTACGTTTTTGATGGTGGCAGTGTACCTTTTGAGGGCGGCCTGTGCATCAGCATGTGCCTGCTGAACGTTTTTAAAAAACTGAACCCGCACCAGCTGCTGATTCAGGTTGGCATTTTCAAGGGCGATGCGCGAACGGCTAATACTTGCCTTGGTCTGGAAGTTGTTAAAGATGGGAATGGTAAGCACAAATGCGAGGCTGCGGTTCAGGTTGTCTTCCAGCTGGTCGCCAAAAGGCTTGATCTGGGTCAGGTAGTCCAAAGAGGGTGCGAAAACGGGTTCTCCGCCTTCCGTTTCACCAATTTGCTGGGGCTCACCGATCATTACGTCGGTAATCTCACGGCTGGCGCCCGAATATCCTGTTCCGTAATTTCCGCGAAAGCTCAGCATGGGGCTGCGACCCCCCTGGGCAATCTTCACGCCCCGTTCAGCACTGGCAACACGCAGTTCGGCCGAACGTACTTCCGGCTGGCTGTTCACAGCGGTCGTATAGATCTGCAGGGGACTATGTTCCGTTTCCCCAAAAGTCTCTATTTCAATCTCCGGAACCTCAATTTCAAAATTACTATAATCTTCAAGGTCGAGCAGCTGTGCCAGGTTCAGATAGGCAATATCGAGCTGGTTTTCGGCATTGACCAGTTGAAGTTCCTCCGAAGCGGCTTGGGCTTCTATGGTATAAAGGCTGCCCCTTGCCAAGGTGCCTGCCTCCACCAGCCGGCGGGTATGATCCACCTGTTGCCGGCTGACCTCCAGGTTGCTTGCCGTAACTTCCACCAGTTCCCGCGCAAACAGAATCTGCAGATAAGCTGAGGCAACAGCAAGCGAAATGTCATTCTCTATCTTTTCCACATCAAAGCGGGAGGCTTCCAGCTCATGGCGGTTCTGCGCAATGGTATTGCGGACCTGTAAACCACTGAAGAGGTTGAGCCCGGTGCTCAGGCTAAAGTTGTTCGAACGAACGGTTTCTGTGG is part of the Bacteroides sp. genome and encodes:
- a CDS encoding efflux RND transporter periplasmic adaptor subunit, producing the protein MKNKKLLRIVLIVLAVLVVFLIVGSKAGWIGSQEGTRVSTEEVTPRNIVEIVTASGKVQPVTEVKISPDVSGEIIELPIREGDFVKRGDLLAKINPDLYLSALDRVAASVNTSRANLANARARSSQAEAQFINATSSYNRNQQLYDQGAISDSEFEAARAQYLVAQAEVEAARQSVVGAEYQVKSAEASLKEARESLAKTSIFAPMDGTVSRLDAEIGERVVGTSQFAGTEILRIANLNQMEVLVEVNENDIIRVHEGDTASIEIDAFLGKKFQGVVTAISNSAQVEGLTVDQVTNFEVRIEILTESYQDLVSEDQPHLSPFRPGMSATVDIRTQRVHDALSVPIQAVTTRQEETPRGDSIQAPPETPQSPQEYVFLLKDGKAVLQPVTTGIQDSQYIEIKSGLEEKQEVITGPYRAISRELKDGDAVIKTERQELFGEN
- a CDS encoding TolC family protein; the encoded protein is MMQPIRKKGLFFLLSFILFPGLAVNGQDPWSLKDCVDHALKNNIQIKQQKLSVEIAEENLLQTRANQLPSINANASHGYNFGRTIDPFTNEFATETVRSNNFSLSTGLNLFSGLQVRNTIAQNRHELEASRFDVEKIENDISLAVASAYLQILFARELVEVTASNLEVSRQQVDHTRRLVEAGTLARGSLYTIEAQAASEELQLVNAENQLDIAYLNLAQLLDLEDYSNFEIEVPEIEIETFGETEHSPLQIYTTAVNSQPEVRSAELRVASAERGVKIAQGGRSPMLSFRGNYGTGYSGASREITDVMIGEPQQIGETEGGEPVFAPSLDYLTQIKPFGDQLEDNLNRSLAFVLTIPIFNNFQTKASISRSRIALENANLNQQLVRVQFFKNVQQAHADAQAALKRYTATIKNVQALEEAFRYTEQRFSLGMVNSLEYNDAKNRLSAAQSDLLQSKYEYVFRTKVLDFYLGVPLSL